Genomic segment of Candidatus Cloacimonadaceae bacterium:
TTTGATGATGCGAACTGGGACGCCAACCTTGCTGCCCATGTGCACGAGGGCTTTGACGTCTTTGGGAAAACAGCTTCCGCCATATCCCACGCCAGGATAGATAAACTTGTAACCGATACGGCTGTCCGAACCGATGCCTTTGCGAACTTCGGTAATGTCCGCTCCAAAGGCTTCGCAAAGATGCGAAAGCTCGTTCATAAAGGATATCCTGGTGGCGAGCATGGCATTGGCGGCATATTTGGTCATTTCCGCGGAACGGACGCTCATGACCAAGGCGCGATCAGCGCTTCGATTGAAGGGCAAATAGAGCTCGCGCATGATCTCTCCAACGGCATTGCTGTCGGTGCCGATGACGACTCGATCCGGTTTCATGAAATCTTCGATGGCAGCGCCCTCTTTCAGGAATTCGGGATTGGAGACGACGTCGAAATCGATCTTTACCTCGCGCTCTTCCAAAACGCTCTGAATCCGCTCTCTGACAAGATCCGCAGTTCCTACCGGAACGGTGGATTTATCGACGATGATCTTGTGGTTCTGCATGTGTCTGGCGATGTCTTCGGCGGCGGAAAGGACATATTGCAGGTCTGCTGAACCGTCTTCTCCCGCAGGGGTGCCGACGGCGATGAATAGAATCTGCGAATTCCGCACTGCAATTTCAATGTTCGCTGTGAAAATGAGCCTGCCGGCGGCGCTGTTTTGCAAAATAAGCTCTTTCAAGCCAGGTTCATAGATTGGTATTTCTCCATTTAAAAGCATGTCTATCTTGGCTTTATCGTTGTCCATGCAGATCACGGTGTTGCCCATATCCGCAAAACAAGCTGCCGTGACGAGTCCAACGTATCCGCTGCCGATAACCGCGAGTTTCATCTATTTCTCCTTAGTTCTGAAAAACTTGATTGTTTCGCCCACGCCCTGTTCGAGTGTGTAGATCGGGCTCCAGCCCAATTCCTTGAAAGCTTTGCCATAATCAAGCATCGAGCGATGCAGATCTCCCTTGCGGGCTTCTCCCCAATGAGGCGGAATGTCAAATCCCATCTGCCATTGGATGGTGTTGTAGAGCTGCTTGGTGGTGGTCTCGACGCAGGTACCAATGTTGAATTGGTCATTGTCCCCACGTCCCAAAGCAAGAAGGTTGGCACGCACGACGTCCGCCACATAAACGTAGTCTCTGATCATGCCATCCGTCTCGTTGGGATAGGCATAGATGGTTGGGATATGACCATTTAGCAGCTTTTCGATAAAGATGGAGACCACTCCCGCTTCGCCATGAGAAACTTGCCTTGGGCCATAGACGTTGGCATAGCGCAGGACAGTATAATTGAGCTGATATTGATGATAATAAAAGTGCAGATAGCTCTCGCCAACCATCTTGTTGATGGCATAGACGGAAAGCGGTTTAGGCTGATAATTCTCAGTGGTCGGATATTCTTCCGCTTCTCCGTAAATCGCTCCGCCGGAAGAGATAAAGATCACTTTATTCACGTGATACTTCACGCAGTTTTCGAGGATGTTGATGAGTCCTTTAACGTTCACTTCGACATCGAAAAACGGGTCTTCGATGGATTT
This window contains:
- a CDS encoding UDP-glucose/GDP-mannose dehydrogenase family protein — encoded protein: MKLAVIGSGYVGLVTAACFADMGNTVICMDNDKAKIDMLLNGEIPIYEPGLKELILQNSAAGRLIFTANIEIAVRNSQILFIAVGTPAGEDGSADLQYVLSAAEDIARHMQNHKIIVDKSTVPVGTADLVRERIQSVLEEREVKIDFDVVSNPEFLKEGAAIEDFMKPDRVVIGTDSNAVGEIMRELYLPFNRSADRALVMSVRSAEMTKYAANAMLATRISFMNELSHLCEAFGADITEVRKGIGSDSRIGYKFIYPGVGYGGSCFPKDVKALVHMGSKVGVPVRIIKAVEDVNETQKMVLVTKVKKHFSDNLTGHTFAIWGLAFKPQTDDMREAPAIVIINALIANGAKIRAFDPVAMNEAKKVFGANPSITWCENEYIALEGADALLLVTEWHQFRYPDFAKIKATLKSPTLFDGRNLYDPKQLKELGFDYFAIGRA
- a CDS encoding NAD-dependent epimerase/dehydratase family protein, with the protein product MKILITGAAGFIASHVADAYLDAGHEVVIVDNLATGYKHNLNPRAKFYQIDICDPFLGEVFAAEQPDIVNHHAAQISVPKSIEDPFFDVEVNVKGLINILENCVKYHVNKVIFISSGGAIYGEAEEYPTTENYQPKPLSVYAINKMVGESYLHFYYHQYQLNYTVLRYANVYGPRQVSHGEAGVVSIFIEKLLNGHIPTIYAYPNETDGMIRDYVYVADVVRANLLALGRGDNDQFNIGTCVETTTKQLYNTIQWQMGFDIPPHWGEARKGDLHRSMLDYGKAFKELGWSPIYTLEQGVGETIKFFRTKEK